In the genome of Fulvivirga maritima, one region contains:
- a CDS encoding Sec-independent protein translocase subunit TatA/TatB encodes MNSMLAFMPGGWEWVVIILVVLIFFGAKKIPELARGLGRGIREFKDATNEIKRDIDDSSRRDEEYRRRDEEYRRREEEKPRDIPQENVR; translated from the coding sequence ATGAATAGCATGTTAGCATTTATGCCTGGAGGCTGGGAATGGGTAGTAATCATCCTGGTAGTATTAATATTTTTTGGTGCTAAGAAAATACCTGAACTGGCTCGTGGTCTTGGTCGTGGAATCAGAGAATTCAAAGATGCTACCAATGAGATTAAAAGAGATATTGATGACTCCTCAAGAAGAGACGAAGAGTACAGAAGAAGAGATGAGGAATATAGAAGAAGAGAAGAGGAAAAACCACGTGATATTCCTCAGGAGAATGTAAGATAA
- the ruvA gene encoding Holliday junction branch migration protein RuvA yields the protein MITYLKGKLVYKDPTYVIIDVNGIGYHVNISLGTYSSIKDAENILLHTYLHIKEDSHTLFGFADENDKKMFLNLISISGVGPSTGLMVQSSLSAAELQEAIVNEEVKTIQGVKGIGSKTAQRIILELKDKLKKDTLIQGSDNLKPLSHNTVRTEALSALLTLGINKSSAEKSIDRILKNSKNTITLEELIKLSLKNA from the coding sequence ATGATCACCTATCTCAAGGGAAAATTAGTTTATAAAGACCCAACTTATGTTATTATAGATGTTAATGGAATCGGGTACCACGTGAATATTTCACTTGGTACCTACTCCAGCATCAAAGACGCAGAAAACATCTTACTTCATACTTACTTACATATAAAGGAAGACTCTCATACTCTTTTTGGCTTTGCTGATGAAAATGATAAAAAAATGTTTTTGAACCTGATCTCTATTTCAGGAGTAGGACCTAGTACAGGGCTTATGGTTCAATCATCACTTTCAGCGGCAGAATTACAAGAAGCTATTGTAAATGAAGAGGTTAAAACCATTCAGGGAGTAAAAGGAATAGGAAGTAAAACTGCTCAAAGAATCATTCTGGAGTTAAAGGATAAACTGAAAAAAGATACTTTAATTCAAGGATCTGATAATTTAAAACCATTATCACACAATACTGTCAGAACTGAGGCGTTATCCGCCTTACTAACGCTTGGCATTAATAAATCTTCTGCTGAAAAAAGTATAGATCGCATCCTTAAAAATTCGAAAAATACAATTACATTGGAAGAATTAATCAAGCTTTCATTAAAAAACGCCTAG
- a CDS encoding DUF4837 family protein — MKNISLITLIILIIAGCSGTGKKNKGLLPDASGGAGEIIIVMDSAQWNGEVGDAIKTTFKQDVPGLPREEQMFKINHVDPRKLTSFLKSVRNLVFVMTTDDNSAGSKILRNYFTKSSLDRINKDENLFIHTADDEYAKGQEVMYLFGQSSELLAQHIRENKNSLQKFFNQAEKERLSKTLFANSPKGLTELLEKDHGCTMTLPFAYKLAVNEDGFVWFRQMNAENDKNIFITYRPYTSESIFQKDQLIQLRDSIAKKQLFGDPDEPNSHLITETNVSQVPVEVEHQTFKGKYSMQMKGIWRTNNVTMGGPFISYTILDEEQNRIYYIEGFVYSPGKNQREYMREMDVILSTFDTKGSPQASAK; from the coding sequence ATGAAAAATATCAGCTTAATAACCTTAATAATTTTAATTATTGCCGGCTGTTCCGGTACAGGTAAAAAAAACAAAGGGCTACTGCCTGATGCCAGTGGTGGTGCTGGAGAAATTATCATAGTAATGGACTCTGCCCAATGGAATGGAGAAGTTGGGGATGCCATAAAAACTACGTTTAAGCAAGATGTGCCCGGCCTTCCTAGAGAAGAGCAAATGTTCAAAATCAACCATGTTGATCCTCGCAAACTAACTAGCTTCTTAAAATCTGTTAGAAACCTCGTTTTTGTGATGACTACTGATGACAATAGCGCCGGTTCTAAAATATTAAGGAACTACTTCACTAAATCATCATTAGACAGAATTAATAAGGACGAAAATCTTTTTATCCATACGGCTGACGATGAATATGCTAAAGGACAAGAAGTGATGTATTTATTCGGCCAAAGCAGTGAATTACTGGCTCAACATATAAGAGAGAATAAAAATAGTCTTCAAAAATTCTTTAATCAGGCAGAAAAAGAGAGACTTTCAAAAACATTATTTGCCAATTCTCCTAAAGGACTTACTGAGCTACTAGAAAAAGATCATGGCTGTACCATGACGCTTCCTTTTGCCTATAAACTGGCCGTAAATGAAGATGGTTTTGTGTGGTTCAGACAAATGAATGCTGAAAATGATAAAAACATATTCATCACTTATCGTCCATATACTTCAGAAAGTATCTTTCAAAAAGATCAACTCATTCAATTAAGAGATTCTATTGCTAAAAAGCAGCTTTTTGGTGACCCTGATGAACCTAACTCTCACCTCATTACAGAAACCAATGTATCACAAGTACCAGTGGAAGTAGAGCACCAAACCTTTAAGGGCAAATACTCTATGCAAATGAAAGGAATCTGGAGAACTAATAATGTAACAATGGGTGGTCCGTTTATCAGCTACACCATTTTAGATGAAGAACAGAACCGAATTTACTACATAGAGGGCTTTGTTTATAGCCCTGGAAAAAACCAACGTGAATACATGAGAGAAATGGATGTTATTTTATCCACTTTCGACACAAAAGGCTCTCCTCAAGCTTCGGCTAAATAA
- a CDS encoding murein hydrolase activator EnvC family protein has protein sequence MSVSKNLSLIFVFILFCGVSTSFGQKSKAQLQKEKQDNLKKIEEAEKILKETTGKKQNTLGQLNALNQRIKTQEDLIGSIRKEITLLTEEIEENNQIISSLEQDLEKLKEEYAAMVYAAHKANQGFNKLTFIFSAKSFNQLLMRLKYMEQYSDARKNQAEEIVKVQETLGAQVTVIENKMTEKNDLLAEQLEENKSLSSLKQNQNQLVKNLQRQENKLKDDLTERREAVARLDKIINDIIKEEMAKAKVAEKKDTEASLKLANQFADNKSKLPWPVSGFVSQKFGRQNHPVLKSIVLNNTGIYIQTKENEKVKTVFTGEVKTVAFVPLIGNTVIVTHGGYFTVYAGLKDVFVKKGQEISTGQEIGTILTNKDGVSELRFEIWKNSQATDPQQWLTRK, from the coding sequence ATGAGCGTAAGTAAAAACCTGAGTCTAATTTTCGTATTTATTCTATTTTGTGGAGTTTCTACTTCTTTTGGGCAAAAATCAAAAGCTCAGTTACAAAAAGAGAAGCAGGACAACCTTAAGAAAATAGAAGAAGCTGAGAAAATCCTGAAAGAAACCACAGGTAAAAAGCAAAACACTCTGGGCCAGCTCAATGCGCTTAATCAAAGAATTAAAACGCAAGAAGACCTTATAGGATCTATCAGAAAAGAAATCACTTTACTTACTGAAGAGATAGAAGAAAACAATCAGATTATCTCTTCTCTGGAGCAAGATCTCGAGAAATTAAAAGAAGAATATGCAGCCATGGTCTACGCCGCACACAAGGCTAACCAGGGATTTAATAAGCTGACTTTCATTTTTTCGGCCAAGTCATTTAACCAGCTACTCATGCGCCTCAAGTATATGGAGCAATATAGTGATGCCAGAAAAAATCAAGCTGAAGAAATAGTAAAGGTTCAGGAAACACTGGGAGCTCAGGTTACAGTTATTGAGAATAAAATGACTGAGAAAAATGACCTTTTAGCCGAGCAGCTAGAAGAGAACAAGAGCCTCTCAAGCCTGAAACAGAACCAAAACCAACTGGTTAAAAACCTTCAGAGGCAGGAAAATAAGCTAAAAGATGACCTTACAGAAAGAAGAGAAGCTGTAGCCCGACTAGATAAGATCATCAACGATATTATAAAAGAAGAAATGGCCAAGGCCAAGGTAGCCGAAAAGAAAGATACCGAAGCCAGCCTCAAACTCGCCAATCAGTTTGCAGATAACAAATCAAAATTACCATGGCCGGTATCAGGCTTTGTATCTCAGAAATTTGGAAGACAAAACCACCCCGTATTAAAAAGCATAGTCTTAAATAATACAGGCATTTACATACAAACCAAGGAGAATGAAAAGGTAAAAACAGTATTTACTGGTGAAGTAAAAACCGTGGCCTTTGTACCCCTGATAGGAAACACTGTAATTGTCACCCATGGTGGCTACTTCACCGTATACGCTGGTTTAAAAGATGTATTTGTTAAAAAAGGGCAGGAAATTTCTACAGGACAAGAGATAGGCACTATACTCACTAATAAAGATGGTGTTTCCGAATTGCGTTTCGAAATATGGAAAAACTCGCAGGCCACAGATCCACAACAATGGCTAACCAGAAAATAA
- the gatA gene encoding Asp-tRNA(Asn)/Glu-tRNA(Gln) amidotransferase subunit GatA — MELYTSLNLIQEDLKSGKTTCCELVEYYLKNIEDNKHLNAFLEVYTEEAKDAAKKVDVKIKEGTAGPLAGLVVSIKDVLCHIDHGLQASSNILEGFQSQFNGTAIQRLIDADAIIIGRTNCDEFAMGSSNENSAFGPVLNAIDNERVPGGSSGGAAVSVQADMCLVALGSDTGGSVRQPAAFCGVIGLKPTYSRISRHGLMAYASSFDCIGLLAKNVDSIAATLEVIAGADDYDSTVSQKPVPEYSKNLAPEPQYKIAYIRETMETEGINQEVKAKTVEAIEKLKQNGHEVEVVDFPLLDYLLATYYILTTAEASSNLSRYDGVKYGFRSPHTHDLESMYKKTRSEGFGHEVKTRIMLGTFVLSASYYDAYYTKAQKVRRMIRDETKKILSKYDFIVLPTTPTTAFKLGEHSEDPLEMYLADLFTVQSSVSGLPTISIPNGKDKGGLPIGLQIVSDDFQEEKILAFSDYLINLN, encoded by the coding sequence TTGGAACTATATACTTCTTTAAATCTTATACAAGAAGATTTAAAATCAGGAAAAACTACGTGCTGTGAGCTGGTGGAGTATTATCTAAAAAACATTGAAGACAATAAACATCTTAATGCCTTTTTAGAAGTATACACTGAAGAAGCTAAAGACGCAGCCAAAAAAGTAGACGTTAAAATAAAAGAAGGCACTGCAGGCCCACTAGCCGGACTGGTAGTATCTATAAAAGATGTACTATGCCATATAGATCATGGTTTGCAGGCATCTAGCAATATCCTGGAAGGATTCCAATCTCAGTTTAATGGCACTGCCATACAAAGGCTTATTGATGCGGATGCTATCATTATTGGCAGAACTAATTGCGATGAATTTGCTATGGGTTCTTCCAACGAAAATTCAGCTTTCGGACCTGTATTAAATGCCATTGATAATGAGCGCGTTCCTGGAGGCTCTTCAGGCGGTGCCGCAGTATCAGTGCAAGCAGATATGTGCCTGGTAGCACTAGGCTCCGACACAGGCGGATCCGTAAGACAACCCGCCGCTTTTTGTGGCGTTATTGGCCTTAAGCCAACTTATTCAAGAATTTCAAGGCATGGGCTTATGGCCTATGCCTCCTCTTTTGACTGCATAGGACTTTTAGCGAAAAATGTAGATAGCATAGCTGCTACGCTAGAAGTAATTGCCGGGGCCGATGACTATGACAGTACCGTTTCTCAAAAACCAGTACCTGAATATTCAAAAAACCTCGCGCCAGAACCTCAGTACAAAATAGCTTATATCCGTGAAACCATGGAAACAGAAGGCATTAACCAAGAAGTTAAGGCCAAGACTGTAGAAGCTATTGAAAAACTTAAGCAAAACGGCCATGAAGTAGAGGTTGTAGATTTTCCTCTTTTAGATTATCTGCTGGCCACCTATTACATACTTACTACTGCTGAAGCGAGCTCTAACCTATCACGCTATGACGGTGTGAAGTATGGCTTCAGGAGTCCTCACACCCATGATCTGGAATCTATGTATAAAAAAACCAGAAGTGAGGGATTTGGTCATGAAGTAAAAACAAGGATCATGTTAGGAACCTTTGTGCTTAGTGCCAGCTATTATGATGCGTACTATACTAAAGCACAAAAAGTAAGGAGAATGATAAGAGACGAAACAAAAAAAATCTTATCTAAATATGACTTTATTGTGTTACCTACCACCCCCACTACTGCATTTAAGTTAGGGGAACATAGCGAAGATCCCTTAGAAATGTACCTGGCTGATTTATTTACCGTTCAGTCATCTGTAAGCGGGCTACCTACTATTTCCATACCTAATGGAAAAGACAAAGGTGGATTACCTATAGGTCTTCAGATAGTATCTGATGACTTTCAAGAAGAAAAAATATTAGCATTTTCGGACTATTTAATCAATCTCAATTGA
- a CDS encoding DUF4292 domain-containing protein: MNKLPLILIVSLLIFSSCSKKTTGIKWNFLDKNKLDVQQVDFDYFSGKARIDFKNGDTDLKAKANIRIRKDSVIWISFSAVGIQGARCLINQDSITIMNMMKKEYSVFNYDSLSKQFNFEINYATIQAIALGNLVVPRSKNDEVEKKEDFYLLKQKQGHIDVDNYVNSKTMKVERIQMTEKGSKNTAEMKYSDFQMLEKHAFPYSGLVSILYSTKKGTLNTVIELEYSKAEIEDKELKFPFSIPNKYERK, encoded by the coding sequence ATGAATAAACTTCCCCTAATCCTAATAGTAAGTCTCCTTATCTTTTCTTCGTGTAGCAAAAAAACAACCGGAATAAAATGGAATTTTCTGGATAAGAATAAGCTGGACGTTCAACAGGTAGATTTTGATTACTTTTCAGGAAAAGCCCGCATAGATTTCAAAAATGGAGATACAGACCTTAAGGCTAAAGCCAATATCCGTATCAGAAAAGATAGTGTCATTTGGATTTCCTTCTCAGCTGTAGGCATACAGGGAGCCCGCTGCCTCATTAATCAAGACTCCATAACCATCATGAATATGATGAAAAAAGAATACTCTGTATTTAATTATGACTCTTTGAGTAAGCAATTTAATTTTGAGATTAATTATGCTACTATACAAGCCATAGCATTAGGCAATTTAGTAGTGCCACGTAGTAAAAATGATGAGGTAGAGAAAAAAGAAGACTTCTATTTGCTGAAACAAAAACAGGGGCACATAGATGTGGACAACTACGTTAACTCTAAAACCATGAAAGTGGAGAGGATACAAATGACTGAAAAAGGATCTAAAAATACAGCTGAAATGAAATACAGTGATTTTCAGATGCTTGAAAAGCATGCCTTTCCTTATTCTGGGTTAGTATCTATTTTATATTCAACCAAAAAAGGCACCTTAAACACTGTTATAGAGTTGGAATACAGTAAAGCAGAAATTGAAGACAAAGAACTCAAGTTTCCTTTTAGCATCCCAAATAAGTATGAGCGTAAGTAA
- a CDS encoding lytic transglycosylase domain-containing protein encodes MKKYNMPEELKYLSVVESGLNPTAVSRAQAVGLWQFMSFTGRHFGLHQDWYMDDRMDPDKSTEAACRYLKQLYNMFDDWELAIAAYNTGPGNVRKAIRRSGYKETFWEIYPYLHRETRAYLPQFIAIDYIMSYAHEHNFLEDNLEYQIESDTVRVSNYLHFQTFANQVNLCLDDIQKLNPGLKRNVIPENVKNYPFKVPADIKADYMSSMTAILDSASKVGKKELEYLARNTVGSTYGRDKLVYKVRYGDVLGKIAQRYNVRVSDIKKWNNLHSNTIRIGQRLAIWQNGGQPVPSSAPRTTVVSTNADGSKFYVVQPGDTLWDISRRFNNITLAELKQMNQLKSNDIKPGQKLIVSK; translated from the coding sequence TTGAAGAAGTACAATATGCCGGAAGAGCTGAAATACTTATCTGTAGTAGAATCAGGCCTTAACCCAACGGCCGTTTCCAGAGCTCAGGCAGTAGGCCTTTGGCAGTTTATGTCCTTCACAGGAAGACACTTCGGCCTGCATCAGGACTGGTACATGGATGACCGTATGGATCCAGATAAATCTACTGAAGCAGCATGCCGATACCTAAAGCAATTGTATAACATGTTTGACGATTGGGAGTTAGCTATTGCTGCTTATAATACCGGACCAGGAAACGTGCGTAAAGCCATAAGAAGATCAGGGTATAAAGAGACTTTCTGGGAAATATATCCTTACCTTCATAGAGAAACCAGAGCTTATTTACCTCAATTTATAGCTATTGATTATATCATGAGTTATGCTCATGAACATAACTTCCTGGAAGACAATCTGGAATATCAAATAGAATCTGATACCGTAAGAGTTTCTAACTATCTCCATTTTCAAACATTCGCTAACCAGGTTAACCTTTGTCTTGATGACATCCAAAAGCTGAATCCGGGTCTTAAGCGTAATGTAATACCTGAAAATGTAAAGAACTATCCTTTTAAAGTGCCTGCTGATATTAAGGCTGACTATATGAGCAGCATGACTGCCATACTTGACTCAGCTTCCAAAGTAGGTAAAAAGGAATTGGAATATCTTGCTCGTAATACCGTAGGTAGTACTTATGGTAGAGATAAGCTAGTGTATAAAGTGAGATATGGAGATGTACTGGGTAAAATAGCTCAAAGATATAATGTAAGGGTTAGCGACATTAAAAAATGGAACAACCTACACAGTAACACTATTCGCATTGGTCAGAGATTAGCCATTTGGCAAAATGGAGGACAACCAGTACCTAGTTCTGCTCCGCGGACTACCGTAGTAAGCACTAATGCCGATGGTTCTAAATTTTACGTAGTGCAGCCTGGCGATACACTTTGGGACATCTCCAGAAGGTTTAATAACATTACTTTAGCCGAACTAAAACAAATGAATCAGCTAAAATCAAATGATATTAAACCAGGACAGAAACTAATTGTTAGCAAATAG
- a CDS encoding NADP-dependent malic enzyme: MAIKIRKEDALNYHSHNQPGKIEVVPTKSLSSQLDLALAYSPGVAEPCKEIAANKDDSYKYTSKGNLVGVISNGTAVLGLGNIGADASKPVMEGKGVLFKKFAGIDVFDIEINEEDPDKFIEIVKSLEPTFGGINLEDIKAPESFKIEQELRKQMSIPVMHDDQHGTAIISASALLNALEIIDKKIQDIKIVVNGAGAAAIACVKLYISLGATKENIIMCDSKGVINTRRTNLDETKSEFAIDTEVDTLQEAIKGADMFLGLSIGDILTANDLEGMAENPIVFALANPNPEIGYDLAMSTREDIIMATGRSDHPNQVNNVLGFPYIFRGALDVRATSINEEMKLAAVHAIANLAKQPVPELVNKAYGDNKIQFGKEYLIPKPLDPRLITTISPAVAKAAIETGVARAEITDWEKYHIELQHRIGIDEKLMSRIINRAKKQPQRVVFAEAHDLKILKAAQILQDEKIACPILLGNRESIQKLIEEHNLDLQDSTIIDTAEEKDKIEKFAVSYYEKRKRKGVTLAEAKKLMRERNMYGCMLVEHNEADAIISGLTKDYPKTILPALQIIGMEKEVKKVAGMYIIVNKKGTFFFADTTVNVDPTPEELVDIIGMTARGVKFFDIEPRVAMLSYSNFGSSKGDVPDKAKKAVQLAKEKFPDLIIDGDIQANVAIDKEMQQSNYPFSALAAKGANTLIFPNLASGNIAYKLLMEIGGAEAIGPILLGMNKPVHILQLGSSIREIVNMAAIAVVDAQLYKKNNPK, from the coding sequence ATGGCTATAAAAATAAGAAAAGAAGATGCCCTCAATTACCATTCTCACAACCAGCCTGGTAAAATTGAGGTAGTACCTACTAAGTCACTTAGTTCGCAACTAGACCTCGCCCTGGCTTACTCACCAGGCGTGGCAGAACCCTGTAAAGAAATAGCAGCTAACAAAGATGATTCCTATAAATACACATCTAAAGGTAATCTGGTGGGAGTTATTTCTAACGGAACAGCCGTTTTAGGGCTGGGAAACATTGGAGCAGACGCCTCCAAGCCTGTTATGGAAGGTAAAGGAGTATTATTTAAAAAATTTGCAGGTATCGATGTTTTTGACATTGAGATCAATGAAGAAGACCCTGACAAATTTATTGAAATAGTAAAATCTCTGGAACCTACTTTCGGTGGTATTAACCTGGAAGACATCAAAGCTCCTGAAAGCTTTAAGATAGAACAGGAGCTCAGAAAGCAAATGAGTATTCCGGTAATGCATGATGATCAGCATGGTACTGCTATCATTTCGGCCTCTGCCCTACTCAATGCGCTGGAAATCATTGATAAAAAAATTCAGGATATAAAAATAGTGGTTAACGGTGCAGGTGCTGCTGCTATTGCTTGTGTGAAATTGTATATCTCTTTAGGAGCTACTAAGGAGAATATAATCATGTGTGATAGTAAAGGAGTGATCAACACCCGAAGAACCAACTTAGACGAAACCAAATCTGAATTTGCCATAGATACTGAAGTGGATACTCTTCAGGAAGCTATCAAAGGAGCTGATATGTTCTTAGGCCTTTCCATTGGAGATATCCTTACGGCTAATGACCTGGAAGGAATGGCAGAAAACCCTATTGTATTTGCACTTGCCAATCCTAACCCTGAAATTGGTTATGATTTGGCTATGAGTACGCGGGAAGATATAATTATGGCTACGGGCCGTTCAGACCATCCTAATCAGGTGAACAACGTATTGGGCTTCCCCTACATTTTCAGAGGAGCATTAGATGTACGAGCCACTTCTATTAATGAAGAAATGAAACTAGCGGCTGTTCATGCCATTGCCAATTTGGCCAAGCAGCCTGTTCCTGAGCTCGTGAATAAGGCTTATGGAGATAACAAAATTCAATTTGGCAAAGAGTATTTAATACCCAAGCCTTTAGATCCAAGACTGATCACCACTATTTCTCCTGCAGTAGCTAAGGCTGCCATAGAAACTGGTGTGGCCAGAGCTGAAATAACTGACTGGGAAAAATATCATATTGAACTTCAGCACAGAATAGGTATTGATGAGAAATTAATGTCTCGCATTATCAACAGAGCTAAAAAACAGCCACAGAGAGTTGTTTTTGCTGAAGCGCATGACCTAAAAATACTGAAAGCAGCTCAGATCTTGCAAGATGAAAAAATTGCTTGCCCTATCTTATTAGGTAATCGTGAGTCTATTCAAAAGCTTATTGAAGAGCATAATTTAGACCTACAAGACTCTACTATTATTGACACGGCTGAAGAAAAGGATAAAATCGAAAAATTCGCCGTTTCTTATTATGAGAAAAGAAAGCGCAAAGGAGTGACTTTAGCAGAAGCTAAAAAACTGATGCGCGAAAGGAATATGTATGGCTGCATGCTGGTAGAACATAATGAAGCCGATGCTATTATTTCTGGTCTTACTAAAGATTATCCTAAAACCATCCTCCCTGCTTTACAAATTATAGGCATGGAAAAAGAGGTAAAGAAAGTGGCCGGTATGTATATCATAGTAAACAAAAAAGGAACTTTCTTCTTTGCTGATACTACTGTAAATGTAGACCCTACTCCGGAAGAGTTGGTAGACATTATTGGCATGACAGCGCGAGGTGTTAAATTCTTTGATATTGAGCCTAGAGTAGCTATGCTTTCTTACTCAAACTTTGGCAGCAGTAAAGGAGACGTGCCTGACAAAGCGAAAAAAGCAGTACAGCTGGCTAAAGAAAAATTCCCTGATCTTATTATTGATGGTGATATCCAAGCCAATGTGGCTATAGATAAGGAAATGCAGCAAAGCAACTATCCTTTCAGCGCATTAGCAGCAAAAGGAGCTAATACACTGATTTTCCCTAACCTGGCTTCAGGTAATATTGCCTATAAATTATTAATGGAAATAGGTGGAGCTGAAGCTATTGGCCCTATTTTGTTGGGTATGAATAAACCTGTTCATATATTGCAGCTTGGTAGCTCTATTAGAGAAATAGTAAATATGGCCGCCATAGCAGTAGTAGACGCGCAGTTATATAAAAAAAACAACCCTAAATAA